The DNA sequence TTGGAAAGGGTCAAGGTAATGGCGGCAGTGAGTGTGGTTTTACCATGATCGACGTGTCCAATGGTTCCCACGTTGACGTGCGGTTTTTTCCTCTCAAACTTTTGCTTTGCCATAGGATATCCTCCTCGTTTGTAACGTTGTCCTTTCTATCTTAGCACACTGATAAACCAAAAAAGAAAGTGGAGCCTACGACCGGGATTGAACCGGTGACCCCACCCTTACCAAGGGTGTGCTCTACCACTGAGCTACGCAGGCTCATTCTATGGTGGGGAGGGTAGGATTCGAACCTACGAAGGCGTTCAGCCGACGGATCTACAGTCCGCTCCTTTTGTCCACTTAGGTACCTCCCCACATCGTGGAG is a window from the Atribacterota bacterium genome containing:
- a CDS encoding GTP-binding protein; protein product: MAKQKFERKKPHVNVGTIGHVDHGKTTLTAAITLTLS